Proteins from one Staphylococcus saprophyticus subsp. saprophyticus ATCC 15305 = NCTC 7292 genomic window:
- the ilvA gene encoding threonine ammonia-lyase IlvA — translation MTVKTTVSSKDIDEAYLQLKDIVKETPLQKDHYLSQKYDCKVYLKREDLQWVRSFKLRGAYNAIIALDEADRQNGITCASAGNHAQGVAYTASKLNLNAVIFMPVTTPLQKINQVKFFGGDNTEVVLTGDTFDDCLKEALVYTEENKMNFIDPFNNIYTIAGQGTLAKEILEQSKDNDIQFDYLFAAIGGGGLISGVGTYFKTHSPETSIIGVEPAGAASMYTSVVLENQLVTLPDIDKFVDGASVARVGQITFDISKDIVDDYIQVHEGAVCSTILDMYSKQAIIAEPAGALSIAALDQYQAEIKGKTVVCVVSGGNNDINRMKEIEERSLLFEEMKHYFILNFPQRPGALREFVNEVLGPKDDITKFEYLKKSSQNTGTVIIGIQLNNHKDLGHLKANVDEFDKSNIYINENKMLYSLLI, via the coding sequence ATGACTGTAAAAACAACAGTTTCTTCAAAGGATATAGATGAAGCTTATTTACAATTAAAAGATATAGTTAAAGAGACACCATTACAAAAAGATCACTATTTATCACAAAAATATGATTGTAAGGTTTATTTAAAACGTGAAGATTTGCAATGGGTTAGGTCATTTAAACTCAGAGGTGCATATAACGCGATTATTGCTTTAGATGAAGCTGATCGTCAAAACGGTATCACGTGTGCAAGTGCGGGTAATCATGCACAAGGCGTAGCTTATACAGCTAGTAAATTAAACTTGAATGCTGTCATATTTATGCCAGTAACTACCCCACTTCAAAAAATTAACCAAGTGAAATTCTTTGGTGGCGACAATACTGAAGTCGTATTAACTGGTGATACTTTTGACGACTGCCTTAAAGAAGCCCTTGTTTATACTGAAGAAAATAAAATGAACTTTATTGACCCTTTTAATAATATTTATACTATTGCTGGTCAAGGCACATTAGCTAAAGAAATACTTGAACAATCTAAAGATAACGACATTCAATTCGATTATTTATTTGCTGCAATCGGTGGTGGCGGTTTAATTTCTGGAGTTGGTACTTATTTCAAAACGCATTCTCCAGAAACTTCAATTATAGGTGTTGAGCCTGCGGGTGCAGCAAGTATGTATACTTCAGTAGTATTGGAAAATCAACTAGTTACTTTACCAGATATTGATAAATTTGTAGATGGCGCATCTGTAGCGCGTGTTGGACAAATTACTTTTGATATTTCTAAAGATATCGTTGATGATTATATCCAAGTACATGAGGGTGCTGTTTGTTCAACTATTTTAGATATGTACTCTAAACAAGCTATTATTGCTGAACCTGCGGGTGCATTAAGTATAGCTGCACTTGATCAATATCAAGCAGAAATCAAAGGAAAAACTGTTGTCTGTGTCGTTAGTGGTGGCAATAATGATATTAATCGTATGAAGGAAATTGAAGAACGTTCATTATTATTTGAAGAGATGAAGCATTACTTCATCCTAAATTTCCCGCAACGTCCAGGCGCATTAAGAGAATTTGTTAACGAAGTACTTGGTCCTAAAGATGATATTACGAAATTTGAATATCTCAAAAAATCTTCCCAAAATACTGGAACTGTAATTATAGGTATTCAGTTGAATAATCATAAAGATTTGGGACATTTAAAAGCAAATGTCGATGAATTTGATAAATCAAATATTTATATTAACGAAAATAAAATGTTATATTCATTGCTGATTTAA
- the leuD gene encoding 3-isopropylmalate dehydratase small subunit codes for MEIKPITTYTGKVVPLFNDNIDTDQIIPKVHLKRISKSGFGPFAFDEWRYLDDGSDNPDFNPNKPEYKDASILITGENFGCGSSREHAAWAIKDYGFDIIIAGSYSDIFYMNCTKNAMLPIVLDKEAREYLADAGEITIDLPNQTVSTKDKSFDFQIDETWKKKLVNGLDDIDITLQFEDAIKNYEAAKTY; via the coding sequence ATGGAAATCAAACCAATCACAACATACACTGGTAAAGTCGTACCACTTTTTAATGACAATATTGATACCGATCAAATTATTCCAAAAGTACATTTAAAACGTATTTCTAAGTCAGGTTTTGGACCTTTTGCATTTGATGAATGGCGCTATTTAGATGATGGTTCTGATAACCCGGATTTTAATCCTAATAAACCAGAATATAAAGATGCTTCAATTTTAATTACTGGTGAAAATTTTGGATGTGGATCCAGTCGTGAACATGCGGCATGGGCTATTAAAGACTATGGTTTTGACATTATTATCGCCGGTAGCTATAGTGATATTTTTTATATGAATTGTACTAAAAATGCAATGTTGCCTATTGTATTAGACAAAGAAGCAAGAGAGTATCTAGCAGATGCTGGAGAGATTACAATAGATTTACCAAATCAAACTGTTTCGACAAAAGATAAATCATTTGATTTTCAAATTGATGAAACATGGAAGAAAAAACTCGTCAATGGACTTGATGATATTGATATCACTTTACAGTTTGAAGATGCAATAAAAAATTACGAAGCAGCAAAAACATACTAA
- the leuC gene encoding 3-isopropylmalate dehydratase large subunit, producing MGKTLFDKVWNKHVLTGKEGDPQLLYIDLHLIHEVTSPQAFEGLRLQNRQLRRPDLTYATLDHNVPTVDIFNIKDEIANKQITTLQKNAKAFGVHIFDMGSDEQGIVHMVGPETGLTQPGKTIVCGDSHTATHGAFGAIAFGIGTSEVEHVFATQSLWQTKPKNLKIEVNGKLPTGVYAKDIILHLINQHGVDFGTGYALEFSGETIRSLSMEARMTICNMAIEAGAKYGMMAPDETTFEYVKGRPYATNYKYDIDAWRELYTDEDAEFDRVITLDVTDLEPQVTWGTNPEMGVSFNTPFPEIQNVNDERAYNYMGLQPGQKAEDIDLGYVFLGSCTNARLSDLVEASHVVKGNKVHPNITAIVVPGSRTVKIEAEKLGLDKIFKDAGFDWREPGCSMCLGMNPDQVPNGVHCASTSNRNFEGRQGKGARTHLVSPAMAAAAAINGKFVDVRKVVV from the coding sequence ATGGGTAAAACACTATTTGATAAAGTTTGGAACAAGCATGTCTTAACTGGTAAAGAAGGTGACCCACAATTATTATATATTGACCTACATCTAATACATGAAGTCACATCTCCTCAAGCTTTTGAAGGATTAAGACTACAAAATAGACAATTGCGTAGACCTGATTTAACCTATGCAACACTTGATCATAACGTGCCAACGGTCGATATTTTCAATATTAAAGATGAAATTGCAAACAAACAAATCACAACTTTACAAAAAAATGCAAAGGCCTTTGGTGTTCATATTTTTGATATGGGATCCGATGAACAAGGTATCGTTCATATGGTTGGCCCAGAAACAGGATTGACTCAACCAGGAAAAACCATCGTCTGCGGTGACTCACATACTGCGACTCATGGTGCTTTTGGTGCAATCGCTTTTGGTATTGGTACAAGTGAAGTTGAACACGTTTTTGCAACACAATCACTTTGGCAAACTAAACCTAAAAATTTAAAAATTGAAGTAAATGGTAAATTACCTACAGGTGTTTACGCAAAAGATATTATTTTGCATCTTATCAATCAACATGGTGTTGATTTCGGTACTGGTTATGCTCTAGAATTTTCTGGTGAAACAATTCGCAGTTTATCCATGGAAGCGAGAATGACAATTTGCAATATGGCTATAGAAGCTGGTGCAAAATACGGTATGATGGCTCCAGATGAAACAACTTTTGAGTATGTTAAAGGACGTCCTTATGCTACAAATTATAAATATGATATTGATGCATGGCGCGAACTATATACTGATGAAGATGCAGAATTTGATAGAGTGATCACATTAGATGTAACTGATCTAGAACCTCAAGTAACTTGGGGTACAAATCCTGAAATGGGTGTAAGTTTTAATACGCCCTTCCCTGAAATACAAAATGTAAATGATGAACGTGCTTATAATTACATGGGCCTTCAACCTGGTCAAAAAGCTGAGGACATAGACTTAGGTTATGTATTCTTAGGTTCTTGTACTAATGCTCGCCTTTCTGACTTGGTTGAAGCAAGTCACGTCGTTAAAGGGAATAAAGTACACCCAAACATTACTGCAATTGTTGTACCAGGTTCACGTACAGTTAAGATAGAAGCTGAAAAATTAGGTCTTGATAAAATATTTAAAGACGCTGGTTTTGATTGGAGAGAGCCTGGATGCTCCATGTGCCTAGGAATGAATCCAGACCAAGTGCCTAATGGTGTACATTGTGCTTCTACGAGTAACCGTAACTTTGAAGGACGACAAGGTAAAGGCGCTCGTACTCATTTAGTATCACCTGCAATGGCAGCAGCTGCTGCTATTAATGGAAAATTTGTAGATGTTAGAAAGGTGGTTGTATAA
- the leuB gene encoding 3-isopropylmalate dehydrogenase has translation MSYKIVALPGDGIGPEILNGSLEILQQLSKEFHFEYELESHDFGGIAIDNHGKPLPDSTLNACKNADAILLGAVGGPKWTDPNNRPEQGLLGIRKALGLFANIRPTTVTNGTSHLSPIKEERVANTDFILVRELTGGIYFGEPKQLSENDALDSLTYTRDEIERIARVGFELAQKRHKKLTSVDKENVLSSSKLWRNVINEVSQSYPDVEVNHLLVDACAMHLITNPSQFDVIVTENLFGDILSDEASVIPGSLGLSPSASFSEQGPRLYEPIHGSAPDIANQDIANPFGMLLSVAMCLRESLNEDKAADKLENVIYQLIKEGKTTRDLNGNYLTSEIFNYVKENL, from the coding sequence ATGAGTTATAAGATTGTAGCCCTTCCTGGAGACGGAATTGGACCAGAAATATTAAATGGTTCATTAGAAATATTACAACAGCTAAGTAAAGAATTTCATTTTGAATATGAATTAGAATCACATGACTTTGGTGGTATTGCTATAGATAATCATGGCAAACCACTTCCAGATTCCACATTAAATGCTTGTAAAAATGCAGACGCAATCCTATTAGGTGCTGTGGGGGGACCCAAGTGGACAGATCCAAATAATAGACCAGAACAAGGTTTACTTGGCATTCGTAAAGCTTTGGGTCTGTTTGCAAATATACGCCCCACTACAGTTACAAATGGCACAAGCCATTTATCCCCTATTAAAGAAGAACGTGTCGCAAATACAGATTTTATTTTAGTAAGAGAATTAACCGGTGGCATCTATTTTGGTGAACCAAAACAATTAAGTGAAAACGACGCACTGGATTCCTTGACTTATACTAGAGATGAAATCGAAAGAATTGCTAGAGTTGGTTTTGAATTAGCTCAAAAGCGTCATAAAAAGTTAACTTCAGTTGATAAAGAAAATGTACTTTCATCTAGTAAATTATGGCGAAATGTAATAAATGAAGTATCTCAATCATATCCTGATGTTGAGGTAAACCATTTACTCGTCGATGCTTGTGCCATGCACTTAATAACAAATCCATCACAATTTGATGTCATTGTGACAGAAAATTTATTTGGCGATATTTTAAGTGACGAAGCTTCAGTCATTCCTGGTTCTTTGGGATTATCACCTTCAGCAAGCTTTAGCGAACAAGGTCCAAGACTATATGAACCTATTCATGGTTCAGCTCCAGATATTGCAAATCAAGATATTGCCAATCCTTTTGGCATGTTACTATCCGTGGCAATGTGTCTTAGAGAAAGTCTAAATGAAGACAAAGCAGCAGATAAATTAGAAAATGTTATATATCAATTAATAAAAGAAGGAAAAACAACCCGTGATCTCAATGGTAATTATCTTACATCAGAAATTTTTAATTACGTCAAAGAAAATCTTTAA
- a CDS encoding 2-isopropylmalate synthase, giving the protein MSSHIQIFDTTLRDGEQTPGVNFSFDERLKIAKQLEKWGVDIIEAGFPASSSGSFKSVEAIAKTLTTTAVCGLARCVKKDIDAVYESTKAAAKPRIHVFIATSPIHRDSKLMMSKEEVLASIKEHVSYAKQYFDVVQFSPEDATRTELPFLIECVQTAVDAGASVINIPDTVGFSYPKEYGEIFKTLQESVHADHDVIYSAHCHDDLGLAVANSMAAIENGAKRIEGTLNGIGERAGNTALEEVALGLYVRQDHYDNQTQINLEETKQTSDLIARFAGIRVPRNKAIVGQNAFSHESGIHQDGVLKNPETYEIMTPQLVGVKTTELPLGKLSGKHAFAEKLTALGYDVDPEEQKTLFKQFKTVADKKKAVTDRDIHALIQGTEHEQNAIYKVETLQLQFVSNGLQSAVVVIKDIDGNTYQDSSIGTGSIVSVYNAVDRIFDRKTELIEYRIDSVTEGTDAQAEVHVQIKIDDQIVTGVGIDHDILLASCKSYVEAHAKYVANTKVEEGIHS; this is encoded by the coding sequence ATGAGTAGCCATATTCAAATTTTTGATACAACACTAAGAGACGGCGAACAAACACCTGGCGTAAATTTTTCATTCGATGAAAGATTAAAGATTGCTAAACAACTTGAAAAATGGGGCGTAGACATTATTGAAGCAGGTTTCCCCGCTTCTAGTTCTGGTAGTTTCAAATCAGTTGAAGCTATTGCTAAAACATTAACTACTACCGCTGTCTGTGGCTTAGCACGTTGTGTAAAAAAAGACATAGATGCAGTATACGAATCAACTAAAGCAGCAGCTAAACCTAGGATTCATGTATTTATTGCAACAAGCCCTATCCATCGTGATTCAAAACTAATGATGTCAAAAGAAGAAGTATTAGCATCTATTAAGGAGCATGTTTCTTATGCTAAACAATATTTTGATGTTGTTCAGTTTTCACCAGAAGATGCAACAAGAACGGAATTACCATTTTTAATTGAATGTGTTCAAACAGCTGTTGATGCAGGCGCTAGTGTAATTAACATCCCTGATACTGTAGGTTTTAGCTATCCTAAAGAATATGGTGAAATTTTCAAAACGTTACAAGAATCTGTTCATGCTGATCATGATGTGATTTATAGCGCACATTGTCACGATGATTTAGGCCTAGCAGTAGCAAATAGTATGGCAGCAATAGAGAATGGCGCAAAACGTATTGAAGGCACGCTTAATGGTATTGGCGAACGTGCTGGTAATACAGCTTTAGAAGAAGTTGCACTGGGCCTTTATGTTAGACAAGATCATTATGATAATCAAACTCAAATTAATTTAGAAGAAACAAAACAAACATCTGATTTAATTGCTCGATTCGCAGGTATTCGAGTCCCAAGAAACAAAGCCATTGTTGGACAAAACGCATTTAGTCATGAATCAGGTATACACCAAGATGGCGTTCTTAAAAATCCAGAAACTTATGAAATTATGACACCTCAACTTGTCGGAGTTAAAACAACAGAATTACCACTTGGTAAACTTTCTGGTAAGCACGCTTTTGCAGAAAAACTAACTGCCCTAGGTTACGATGTTGATCCTGAAGAACAAAAAACTTTATTCAAACAATTTAAAACGGTCGCTGATAAGAAAAAAGCAGTAACTGATCGTGACATCCATGCTTTAATTCAAGGTACGGAACATGAACAAAATGCAATTTATAAAGTAGAGACACTTCAATTACAATTTGTTTCTAATGGTTTACAAAGTGCTGTCGTTGTAATTAAAGATATAGACGGTAATACGTACCAAGATTCAAGTATTGGAACAGGCTCCATTGTTTCTGTATACAACGCTGTTGATCGTATCTTTGATCGTAAAACAGAACTTATTGAATATCGCATAGACTCTGTTACTGAAGGCACAGATGCTCAAGCTGAAGTACATGTTCAGATTAAGATAGATGATCAAATTGTTACTGGTGTAGGTATTGACCACGATATCTTACTCGCTTCTTGTAAATCATATGTTGAAGCGCATGCGAAATATGTAGCTAATACAAAAGTGGAAGAAGGTATTCATTCATGA
- the ilvC gene encoding ketol-acid reductoisomerase, with protein MTTVYYDQSVTKDALQGKKVAIIGYGSQGHAHAQNLKDNGYDVIIGIRPGCSFDKAKDDGFEVYPVDEAAKQADVIMVLLPDEIQGQVYKEEIEPNLEANNALVFAHGFNIHFGVIQPPENVDVFLVAPKGPGHLVRRTFAEGSAVPALFAVEQDPSGEARDLALSYAKGIGATRAGVLETSFKEETETDLFGEQAVLCGGTTKLVQSGFETLVEAGYQPEIAYFEVLHEMKLIVDLMYEGGMENMRYSISNTAEFGDYVSGPRIITPDVKDNMKAVLDDIQKGNFSDRFIKDNQNNFEEFHKLREEQHGHQIEAVGRELRDMMPFIKSKSIEK; from the coding sequence ATGACAACAGTTTATTATGACCAATCAGTTACGAAAGACGCTTTACAAGGTAAAAAAGTAGCAATCATAGGCTATGGTTCTCAAGGACACGCACATGCTCAAAATTTAAAAGACAACGGTTATGATGTCATTATCGGAATCAGACCTGGATGTTCTTTTGACAAAGCTAAAGATGATGGCTTCGAAGTATATCCTGTAGATGAAGCAGCAAAACAAGCTGATGTCATCATGGTGTTATTACCAGATGAAATTCAAGGCCAAGTATATAAAGAAGAAATTGAACCAAACTTAGAAGCAAACAATGCATTAGTATTCGCGCATGGTTTTAATATTCATTTCGGTGTTATTCAACCACCAGAAAACGTAGATGTATTCTTAGTAGCGCCTAAAGGACCTGGACATTTAGTACGTCGTACATTTGCTGAAGGAAGCGCAGTCCCTGCCCTATTCGCAGTTGAACAAGATCCGAGTGGTGAAGCTAGAGATTTAGCATTAAGCTATGCTAAAGGTATCGGTGCAACACGTGCAGGTGTATTAGAAACATCATTTAAAGAAGAAACAGAAACAGATTTATTCGGTGAACAAGCAGTGCTTTGTGGTGGTACGACTAAATTAGTACAATCTGGTTTCGAAACGTTAGTAGAAGCAGGTTACCAACCAGAAATTGCATACTTTGAAGTATTGCATGAAATGAAATTGATTGTTGATTTAATGTATGAAGGCGGTATGGAAAATATGCGCTATTCAATTTCAAATACAGCTGAATTTGGTGACTATGTTTCTGGACCACGTATTATCACACCGGATGTTAAAGATAATATGAAAGCTGTATTAGATGATATTCAAAAAGGAAACTTCAGTGATCGATTCATTAAAGATAATCAAAATAATTTTGAAGAATTCCATAAATTAAGAGAAGAACAACATGGTCATCAAATCGAAGCGGTTGGTAGAGAACTCCGTGATATGATGCCATTCATCAAATCTAAGAGCATTGAAAAATAA
- the ilvN gene encoding acetolactate synthase small subunit has product MRRTFRTKVRDKAGTLNRLTSIFVRRQFNIVTLSATPTLEEGISDITFVAEVPDRDVLRNLLQQLEKQINIIDVEDITESNTYNRELVLVKLKTPTNQQDLQNVIKPYDALVSILKHEAPFTYLQASGPQYTMDNLLDDLSSYEIEQVSRTGAAALV; this is encoded by the coding sequence ATGAGAAGGACTTTTAGAACAAAAGTAAGAGATAAAGCTGGGACGTTAAATCGCTTAACAAGTATCTTCGTCCGTAGACAGTTTAACATCGTGACATTGTCAGCGACTCCAACTTTAGAAGAAGGTATTTCGGACATTACTTTTGTAGCAGAAGTACCTGATAGAGATGTGTTACGTAATCTACTTCAACAACTAGAAAAACAAATAAACATTATTGATGTTGAAGACATTACTGAAAGTAACACTTACAACAGAGAGTTGGTGCTAGTGAAATTAAAAACACCGACGAATCAGCAAGATTTACAAAATGTAATCAAACCATATGATGCGCTAGTCTCTATATTAAAACATGAAGCACCTTTTACGTATCTTCAAGCTTCAGGCCCACAATATACAATGGACAACTTATTAGATGATCTATCATCATATGAAATTGAACAAGTTTCTAGAACTGGTGCAGCAGCATTAGTTTAA
- the ilvB gene encoding biosynthetic-type acetolactate synthase large subunit, which yields MSKQTETLENELSENFDSLEAAEAVEPEVELEQQTIDEMKSGSELLVESLANENVDFIFGYPGGAVLPLYDTFYDGKIEHILARHEQGATHAAEGYARVSGNTGVVVVTSGPGATNAITGIADAYSDSLPLVVITGQVATPGIGKDAFQEADLLSMTTPITKHNYQVKNVNDIPTIIHEAFHIANTGRKGPVVIDFPKDMGILSTNAQVTEELELPGYSVPNQPKKEEIQKLRDYLKSAKKPVVLSGAGINHAKANKVFTEFVNRHQLPVVSTLLGLGAIPYEHPLFLGMGGMHGSYASNMALTDCDLLINFGSRFDDRLASDPESFAPNAKIVHVDIDASEINKIIKVDLGIVADCKATLEALLDFDSYSIRHDDWLETCNENKAKKPFAYKEDEDGVFSKPQRTIEYIGEITQGDAVVTTDVGQHQMWVAQFYPFKNHGQLVTSGGLGTMGFGIPAAIGAKLAAPDKTVVVFVGDGGFQMTNQEMAILEEYNLDIKIVIINNGTLGMVKQWQDKFFNKRFSHSVFNGQPDFLKLAEAYNVKGYLVENPSQLEQQLDAAFQHEGPALIDVRISPIEPVSPMVPSGKANHEMEGLL from the coding sequence ATGTCTAAACAAACGGAAACACTTGAAAACGAATTGTCAGAAAATTTTGATTCTTTAGAAGCAGCTGAAGCCGTTGAACCTGAGGTAGAGTTAGAACAACAAACAATAGATGAGATGAAATCCGGGTCAGAATTGTTAGTAGAATCACTTGCAAATGAGAACGTAGACTTTATCTTTGGGTATCCGGGTGGTGCAGTACTCCCCCTTTACGACACATTTTATGATGGGAAAATTGAACATATCTTAGCAAGACATGAACAAGGTGCTACACACGCAGCTGAAGGATATGCAAGAGTATCCGGTAATACAGGCGTTGTTGTCGTAACAAGCGGGCCAGGAGCAACCAATGCAATTACAGGTATTGCTGATGCTTATAGTGACTCATTGCCACTTGTTGTCATCACTGGTCAAGTCGCTACACCTGGTATTGGTAAAGATGCTTTCCAAGAAGCTGATTTACTTTCAATGACAACACCAATAACCAAACACAATTATCAAGTAAAAAATGTAAACGACATCCCTACTATCATTCATGAAGCGTTTCATATCGCCAATACTGGTAGAAAAGGTCCAGTTGTAATTGATTTTCCAAAAGATATGGGGATCTTATCAACAAACGCACAAGTAACAGAAGAATTAGAATTACCAGGTTATTCCGTACCAAATCAACCTAAAAAAGAAGAAATTCAAAAACTACGTGATTATTTAAAAAGTGCTAAAAAGCCTGTTGTACTTTCAGGTGCAGGTATTAATCATGCCAAAGCCAATAAAGTATTTACTGAATTTGTAAATAGACATCAATTACCTGTCGTTAGTACGCTATTAGGTCTCGGTGCTATACCATATGAACATCCCCTATTTTTAGGTATGGGTGGTATGCACGGCTCATATGCCAGCAATATGGCATTAACGGATTGCGATTTACTCATTAACTTTGGTAGTCGGTTTGACGATAGATTAGCAAGTGATCCAGAATCATTTGCACCAAATGCCAAAATAGTACATGTGGACATCGACGCATCTGAAATAAATAAAATCATCAAAGTAGATTTAGGTATCGTTGCTGACTGTAAAGCAACTTTAGAAGCATTATTAGATTTCGATAGTTATTCAATTAGACATGATGACTGGTTAGAAACTTGTAATGAAAATAAAGCTAAAAAACCTTTTGCATATAAAGAAGATGAGGACGGCGTATTTTCTAAACCTCAAAGAACGATTGAATATATTGGTGAAATCACACAAGGTGACGCCGTAGTAACTACCGATGTCGGACAACATCAAATGTGGGTTGCCCAATTCTATCCATTTAAAAATCATGGTCAATTAGTAACAAGTGGTGGTCTCGGCACAATGGGATTTGGTATCCCTGCTGCTATTGGAGCAAAACTTGCAGCACCTGATAAAACAGTCGTTGTCTTTGTTGGTGATGGTGGATTCCAAATGACAAACCAAGAAATGGCCATTTTAGAAGAATACAACCTTGATATCAAGATTGTCATTATTAACAACGGTACACTCGGCATGGTTAAGCAATGGCAGGATAAATTCTTTAATAAACGTTTCTCTCACTCAGTATTTAATGGCCAACCAGACTTTTTGAAATTAGCTGAAGCTTACAATGTGAAAGGTTACTTAGTTGAAAATCCAAGCCAATTAGAACAACAGTTAGATGCAGCTTTTCAACATGAAGGACCTGCACTCATTGATGTACGTATTTCACCTATTGAACCTGTATCACCAATGGTACCAAGCGGCAAAGCTAATCATGAAATGGAGGGTCTATTATGA
- the ilvD gene encoding dihydroxy-acid dehydratase has product MRSDMIKKGDQQAPARSLLHATGALDKPTDMNKPFVAICNSYIDIVPGHVHLRELADIAKEAIREAGAIPFEFDTIGVDDGIAMGHIGMRYSLPSREIIADAAETVINAHWFDGVFYIPNCDKITPGMLLASVRTNVPAIFCSGGPMKAGLSSEGKALTLSSMFEAVGAFKDGSISKDEFLDMEQNACPTCGSCSGMFTANSMNCLMEVLGLALPYNGTALAVSDQRREMIREAAFKLVDNIKNDLKPKDIVTREAIDDAFALDMAMGGSTNTVLHTLAIANEAGIDYDLTRINEIAKKTPYLSKIAPSSSYSMHDVHEAGGVPAIINELFKKEGTLHPDRITATGKTLRENNEDKEILNSDVIRHLDNPYDKQGGLSILYGNIAPKGAVIKVGGVDPSIKVFKGKAICFDSHDEAVEAIDNHDVREGHVVVIRYEGPKGGPGMPEMLAPTSSIVGRGLGKDVALITDGRFSGATRGIAVGHISPEAAAGGPIGLINDGDEITIDLTNRTLDVNVSTEELDARKQNVKPFKAKVKTGYLARYTALVTSANTGGIMQVPENLI; this is encoded by the coding sequence ATGAGAAGTGACATGATCAAAAAAGGAGATCAACAAGCACCAGCAAGAAGTCTTTTACATGCAACGGGTGCATTAGATAAACCAACAGATATGAACAAGCCATTCGTGGCAATTTGTAACTCATATATTGATATTGTCCCTGGACACGTACATCTTAGAGAATTAGCAGACATAGCAAAAGAAGCCATTCGTGAAGCTGGTGCGATTCCCTTTGAATTTGACACAATCGGTGTAGATGATGGTATTGCAATGGGCCATATTGGAATGAGATATTCCCTACCATCTAGAGAAATCATAGCTGATGCAGCTGAAACAGTTATTAATGCACATTGGTTTGATGGTGTATTCTACATCCCAAATTGCGATAAAATTACACCAGGCATGTTATTAGCATCTGTTCGTACCAATGTACCAGCTATCTTTTGTTCGGGTGGTCCAATGAAAGCCGGTTTATCTTCAGAAGGTAAAGCTTTAACACTTTCTTCAATGTTCGAAGCAGTTGGTGCATTTAAAGATGGATCTATTTCAAAAGATGAATTTTTAGATATGGAACAAAATGCTTGTCCAACTTGTGGTTCATGTTCTGGTATGTTTACTGCGAATTCAATGAACTGTTTAATGGAAGTGTTAGGGTTAGCCCTTCCATATAATGGTACTGCACTTGCAGTAAGTGACCAACGTAGAGAAATGATTAGAGAAGCTGCATTCAAACTAGTAGATAATATTAAAAACGATCTTAAACCAAAAGATATTGTAACCCGAGAAGCAATTGACGATGCTTTTGCATTAGACATGGCCATGGGTGGTTCAACCAATACTGTACTGCATACACTTGCTATCGCAAATGAAGCAGGTATTGATTATGATTTAACAAGAATTAATGAAATTGCTAAGAAAACACCATATCTTTCAAAAATAGCACCAAGCTCATCCTATTCAATGCATGATGTACATGAAGCTGGTGGTGTTCCAGCTATCATAAACGAATTATTTAAAAAAGAAGGTACATTGCATCCAGATAGAATTACAGCTACAGGTAAAACATTACGTGAAAACAATGAAGATAAAGAAATCTTAAATAGTGATGTTATAAGACATTTAGATAATCCATATGATAAACAAGGTGGACTTTCCATCCTTTATGGAAATATCGCTCCCAAAGGTGCTGTTATAAAAGTTGGTGGTGTAGACCCTTCTATTAAAGTCTTTAAAGGTAAAGCAATTTGTTTTGACTCACATGACGAAGCTGTCGAAGCGATTGATAACCATGATGTTCGTGAAGGTCACGTAGTTGTTATCCGATATGAAGGCCCTAAAGGTGGTCCAGGGATGCCAGAAATGTTAGCCCCTACTTCATCCATTGTAGGACGAGGCTTAGGAAAAGATGTAGCGCTTATCACAGATGGAAGATTTTCAGGTGCTACACGTGGTATTGCTGTTGGTCATATATCACCAGAAGCTGCAGCAGGTGGTCCAATTGGGTTAATAAATGACGGAGATGAAATAACGATTGATTTAACGAATCGTACATTAGATGTCAATGTTTCAACTGAAGAATTAGACGCTAGAAAGCAAAACGTAAAACCATTTAAAGCAAAAGTAAAAACAGGTTATCTTGCGCGTTACACTGCATTAGTAACAAGTGCTAATACAGGTGGTATCATGCAAGTACCAGAAAATCTCATTTAA